Proteins found in one Neurospora crassa OR74A linkage group II, whole genome shotgun sequence genomic segment:
- the eas gene encoding rodlet protein produces the protein MQFTSVFTILAIAMTAAAAPAEVVPRATTIGPNTCSIDDYKPYCCQSMSGPAGSPGLLNLIPVDLSASLGCVVGVIGSQCGASVKCCKDDVTNTGNSFLIINAANCVA, from the exons ATGCAGTTCACCAGCGTCTTCACCATCCTCGCCATTGCCATGACCGCCGCTGCGGCCCCGGCTGAGGTTGTTCCCcgcgccaccaccatcggccCCAACACCTGCTCCATCGACGACTACAAGCCTTACTGCTGCCAGTCTATGTCCGGCCCCGCCGGCTCCCCTGgtctcctcaacctcatccCCGTCGACCTCAGCGCCTCGCTCGGCTGCGTTGTCGGTGTCATCGGCTCCCAATGTGGTGCCAGCGTCAAGTGCTGCAAGGACGATGTTACCAAC ACCGGCAActccttcctcatcatcaacgctGCCAACTGCGTTGCCTAA